In a genomic window of Periophthalmus magnuspinnatus isolate fPerMag1 chromosome 3, fPerMag1.2.pri, whole genome shotgun sequence:
- the LOC117388556 gene encoding annexin A2-like, producing MALVSEFLGQLTLAYGEEKDPKFPTVVPARDFDPVRDATRIDAAIKTKGVDEQTLIDILTRRSWEQRKEISFEYERISKKDMAAALKGALSGSLEAVMLGLLKSPAEYDAAELRASMKGLGTDEETLIEIVCSRSTEEMVTIKRIYREMFKKELDKDVAGDTSGNFAKLLLALVQTKRDEPTNVVDYEKIDEDARALYEAGVKRKGTDVGIWITIMSQRSVPHLQKVFERYKSYSPYDMKESIRKEVKGDLEKSFLTLVECFENRQLYFANRLNDAMKSKAAKEKVVTRILVSRCEVDLMKIRTEFKRQHRKSLYQTITEHTKGDYQKALLSLCGGDD from the exons ATGGCGCTGGTGTCTGAATTTCTGGGTCAGCTGACTTTGGCCTATGGAGAG GAAAAGGACCCTAAATTCCCCACTGTGGTGCCAGCCCGAGACTTTGACCCAGTCCGAGATGCTACCAGGATCGATGCTGCTATTAAAACTAAAG GTGTGGATGAGCAGACCCTCATTGATATCCTGACACGCCGCAGCTGGGAGCAACGCAAAGAGATCAGCTTTGAGTATGAACGCATTTCCAAGAAG GATATGGCAGCTGCCCTGAAAGGAGCGCTCTCCGGGTCTCTTGAGGCTGTGATGCTGGGTCTGCTTAAGAGCCCTGCAGAATATGACGCTGCTGAGCTCAGAGCATCTATGAAG GGCCTGGGCACAGATGAGGAGACACTCATCGAGATCGTCTGCTCCAGAAGCACCGAGGAGATGGTCACCATCAAGAGGATCTACAGAGAGA TGTTTAAGAAGGAGCTGGACAAAGACGTGGCTGGAGACACTTCAGGAAACTTTGCCAAACTGCTCCTGGCCCTGGTTCAG ACCAAGAGAGACGAGCCGACCAATGTGGTGGACTATGAGAAGATCGACGAGGACGCACGG GCTCTGTATGAGGCGGGGGTGAAGAGGAAGGGCACAGACGTGGGCATATGGATCACCATCATGTCCCAGAGGAGTGTACCCCACCTGCAAAAAG tgTTTGAAAGGTACAAGAGCTACAGCCCATATGACATGAAGGAGAGCATCAGGAAGGAGGTCAAGGGCGACCTGGAGAAGTCCTTCCTCACTCTAG TGGAGTGTTTCGAGAACAGGCAGCTGTACTTTGCCAACAGACTCAACGATGCCATGAAG AGCAAGGCGGCCAAGGAGAAGGTGGTGACCCGGATCCTGGTGTCCCGCTGTGAGGTGGACCTGATGAAAATCCGCACAGAGTTTAAGAGGCAGCACCGAAAGTCCCTGTACCAGACCATCACC GAGCACACTAAAGGGGACTACCAGAAGGCCCTGCTGAGTCTGTGCGGAGGAGACGACTAA